One segment of Marinobacter sediminum DNA contains the following:
- a CDS encoding PEP-CTERM/exosortase system-associated acyltransferase, whose translation MRRDFSLQHETGSTKSQQHQEDVSTIFNSVFSVELATSPEAINEVFEVRYQVYCIDRPFEDPNCFIDKREHDAYDSRSAHALIRHRKTGHSVAAVRLVMAGDNPEQSEFPMEGPCVHRMNQRAQDAIAGARREQVAEISRMAVSREFRRRLNEEQSVSGISEMACYKDSEKGKRAVPYISLGLFTAILQMSVKHGITHWMAVMEPAQLRLLKRFGVQFDHVGPVLEYHGLRRPAFTEAASLIAGIKKRRPDVWSLITDAGRYLPARPNTD comes from the coding sequence ATGCGCAGAGATTTTTCTCTTCAGCATGAAACAGGAAGCACAAAAAGCCAACAACATCAGGAAGATGTCAGCACCATTTTCAACTCGGTATTCAGCGTAGAGTTGGCGACCTCTCCAGAGGCGATTAACGAGGTCTTCGAAGTTCGGTATCAGGTTTATTGCATTGACCGGCCTTTCGAGGACCCCAATTGCTTCATCGATAAACGCGAGCACGATGCATACGATTCGCGATCGGCACACGCTTTAATCCGACACCGGAAAACAGGACACAGCGTCGCAGCCGTTCGTCTCGTTATGGCGGGTGATAATCCGGAACAGTCCGAATTTCCCATGGAAGGCCCGTGCGTCCATCGGATGAACCAGCGCGCACAGGACGCAATTGCAGGCGCACGCCGTGAACAGGTCGCAGAAATATCCCGGATGGCGGTAAGCCGGGAGTTTCGGCGGCGCCTCAATGAGGAACAATCAGTCTCCGGGATCAGTGAGATGGCTTGCTATAAAGATTCGGAAAAGGGCAAACGCGCCGTGCCGTATATCAGCCTGGGGCTTTTCACTGCCATTCTCCAGATGTCGGTCAAACATGGCATAACCCACTGGATGGCGGTTATGGAGCCGGCACAGCTGCGCCTGCTAAAGCGATTTGGCGTGCAATTTGATCATGTGGGCCCCGTACTGGAGTACCATGGCCTCCGACGGCCTGCCTTCACCGAAGCCGCATCACTGATTGCAGGCATAAAGAAGCGCCGCCCGGATGTCTGGTCGCTGATTACCGATGCAGGTCGGTACCTGCCAGCGAGGCCAAATACTGACTAA
- the acnD gene encoding Fe/S-dependent 2-methylisocitrate dehydratase AcnD, producing MNTEYRKSLPGTDLDYFDTRQAVEDIQSGAYDKLPYTSKILAEQLVRRCDPATLTDSLKQLIERKRDLDFPWYPARVVCHDILGQTALVDLAGLRDAIAEKGGDPAKVNPVVPTQLIVDHSLAVEHAGFEKDAFEKNRQIEDRRNDDRFHFINWTKTAFKNVDVIPPGNGIMHQINLEKMSPVVQSRDGVAFPDTCVGTDSHTPMVDALGVISVGVGGLEAESVMLGRASMMRLPDIVGVELTGKLQPGITSTDMVLAITEFLRKERVVGAYLEFYGEGADSLSVGDRATISNMTPEYGATAAMFYIDGQTIDYLKLTGREDDQVALVENFAKETGLWADSMKNAEYERVLKFDLSKVSRTLAGPSNPHAHLPTSELAERGIAGEWEQEEGKMPDGACIIAAITSCTNTSNPRNMVAAGLIARNANKLGLTRKPWVKTSLAPGSKTVKMYLEEAKLMPELEQLGFGVVAFACTTCNGMSGALDPEIQKEIVDRDLYSTAVLSGNRNFDGRIHPYAKQAFLASPPLVVAYAIAGTIRFDIEKDALGYDKDGNPVTLKDIWPDDAEIDAIVKSSVKPEQFRSTYIPMFDITRDAQANTNPLYEWRPQSTYIRRPPYWEGGMVGEKALKGMRPLAVLPDNITTDHLSPSNAILMNSASGEYLHKMGVPEEDFNSYATHRGDHLTAQRATFANPKLFNEMVRDENDNVKQGSLARIEPEGKVTRMWEAIETYMERKQPLIIIAGADYGQGSSRDWAAKGVALAGVEAIVAEGFERIHRTNLVGMGVMPLQFEEGTTRQTLALDGTETYDVEGTPAPGAKLTLVIHRKNDSTEHVPVICRLDTAEEVSIYSAGGVLQRFAEDFLQSEGAA from the coding sequence ATGAACACTGAATACCGTAAATCCCTTCCGGGCACCGACCTGGACTATTTCGATACCCGTCAGGCGGTGGAAGACATCCAGTCTGGCGCCTACGATAAACTCCCGTACACCTCCAAAATCCTGGCTGAGCAGCTGGTTCGCCGCTGCGACCCGGCGACGCTGACGGATTCACTGAAGCAGCTGATCGAACGCAAACGCGATCTCGACTTCCCGTGGTATCCGGCCCGCGTGGTTTGCCACGATATCCTGGGCCAGACGGCACTGGTCGATCTCGCTGGCCTGCGTGATGCGATTGCGGAGAAGGGCGGTGACCCGGCCAAGGTCAATCCGGTCGTTCCCACCCAGCTGATCGTGGATCACTCCCTGGCGGTAGAGCATGCCGGTTTCGAGAAAGATGCGTTCGAGAAGAACCGTCAGATCGAAGATCGCCGCAATGACGACCGTTTCCACTTCATCAACTGGACCAAGACCGCGTTCAAGAATGTGGACGTGATTCCCCCCGGCAACGGCATCATGCACCAGATCAACCTGGAAAAGATGTCTCCGGTGGTTCAGAGCCGTGATGGAGTGGCTTTCCCGGATACCTGCGTAGGTACCGATAGCCACACCCCGATGGTCGATGCCCTGGGCGTCATTTCAGTTGGCGTCGGCGGTCTGGAAGCCGAGAGCGTTATGCTTGGCCGTGCCTCCATGATGCGCCTGCCGGACATCGTCGGTGTGGAACTGACCGGTAAACTGCAGCCGGGTATCACCAGTACCGATATGGTCCTGGCTATCACCGAATTCCTGCGTAAGGAAAGAGTGGTAGGCGCCTACCTGGAATTCTATGGCGAAGGCGCCGACAGTCTCAGCGTGGGCGACCGTGCTACCATCTCCAACATGACTCCGGAGTATGGTGCCACCGCGGCCATGTTCTATATCGACGGCCAGACCATCGATTACCTGAAGCTGACCGGTCGTGAAGATGATCAGGTCGCGCTGGTCGAAAACTTCGCCAAAGAAACCGGCCTCTGGGCAGACAGCATGAAAAACGCCGAATACGAGCGCGTTCTGAAGTTTGACCTGTCCAAGGTATCCCGAACCCTGGCCGGCCCCTCGAACCCCCATGCACACCTGCCGACGTCCGAGCTGGCAGAGCGCGGCATTGCCGGTGAATGGGAGCAGGAAGAGGGCAAGATGCCGGACGGCGCGTGCATCATCGCCGCCATCACCAGCTGCACCAACACCAGCAACCCCCGCAACATGGTTGCTGCAGGCCTGATCGCCCGCAACGCCAACAAGCTGGGGCTGACCCGTAAGCCCTGGGTTAAAACCTCCCTGGCACCGGGCTCCAAGACGGTGAAAATGTACCTGGAAGAAGCCAAACTGATGCCGGAGCTGGAACAACTCGGGTTCGGTGTGGTGGCCTTTGCCTGCACCACGTGTAACGGTATGAGCGGCGCGCTGGACCCCGAAATCCAGAAGGAAATTGTCGACCGGGATCTGTACTCCACCGCCGTGCTTTCCGGTAACCGGAACTTTGACGGCCGGATTCACCCCTACGCCAAGCAGGCGTTCCTGGCGTCGCCGCCGCTGGTTGTCGCCTACGCCATCGCCGGCACGATTCGCTTCGACATCGAGAAGGATGCTCTGGGCTACGACAAAGACGGCAATCCCGTCACCCTGAAGGACATCTGGCCAGACGACGCGGAAATCGATGCTATCGTGAAATCCAGCGTGAAGCCGGAACAGTTCCGTAGCACCTATATCCCGATGTTCGACATTACCCGGGATGCTCAGGCCAACACCAACCCGCTGTACGAGTGGCGCCCGCAGAGCACTTATATCCGCCGCCCGCCTTACTGGGAAGGTGGCATGGTGGGCGAGAAAGCCCTCAAGGGTATGCGTCCTCTGGCGGTGTTGCCGGATAACATCACCACAGATCACCTGTCGCCATCCAACGCCATCCTGATGAACAGTGCGTCCGGTGAATACCTGCACAAAATGGGCGTGCCGGAGGAAGACTTTAACTCCTACGCTACGCACCGGGGCGACCACCTGACGGCCCAGCGAGCCACCTTCGCCAACCCGAAACTGTTCAACGAAATGGTTCGGGATGAAAACGACAACGTGAAGCAGGGCTCGCTGGCGCGGATCGAGCCGGAAGGCAAGGTCACCCGCATGTGGGAAGCTATTGAAACCTACATGGAGCGCAAACAGCCGCTGATCATCATCGCCGGCGCCGACTACGGTCAGGGTTCTTCCCGTGACTGGGCGGCGAAGGGCGTCGCTCTGGCCGGTGTTGAGGCGATTGTGGCTGAAGGCTTTGAGCGGATTCATCGTACCAACCTGGTAGGTATGGGCGTGATGCCCCTGCAGTTCGAGGAAGGCACCACCCGCCAGACTCTGGCCCTCGACGGCACCGAAACCTACGACGTAGAAGGCACTCCGGCGCCCGGCGCCAAGCTGACGCTGGTTATCCACCGAAAGAATGACAGCACCGAACATGTGCCAGTCATCTGCCGTCTGGATACCGCTGAAGAAGTCTCCATCTACAGCGCAGGCGGCGTGCTGCAGCGTTTTGCAGAGGATTTCCTGCAATCGGAAGGTGCCGCATGA
- the prpF gene encoding 2-methylaconitate cis-trans isomerase PrpF: MTHVAQIKVPATYLRGGTSKGVFFRLQDLPETAQVPGEARDKLLLRVIGSPDPYQKQTDGMGGATSSTSKTVILAAPTQPDHDVDYLFGQVSIDKPFVDWSGNCGNLTAAVGAFAINGGFVARDRIPENGTCTVRIWQANIRKTIVAHVPITNGEVQETGDFELDGVTFPAAEVQVEFMDPADGEGSMFPTRNLVDDLEVPGVGTLKATMINAGIPTIFVNAEDIGYKGTELQDDINSDPKALAMFETIRAHGAVKMGLIQNVEEAASRQHTPKVAFVAKPSDYVASSGKSIGSGDVDVLVRALSMGKLHHAMMGTAAVAIATASAVPGTLVNLAAGGGDRTHVTFGHPSGTLRVGAEAQEVDGQWTATKAIMSRSARVLMEGWVRVPGEIAYLAQRGG; the protein is encoded by the coding sequence ATGACACATGTAGCGCAAATCAAAGTGCCTGCCACCTACCTGCGTGGCGGCACCAGCAAAGGCGTGTTTTTCCGGCTGCAGGACCTGCCGGAAACCGCCCAGGTCCCGGGTGAAGCCCGGGACAAGTTGCTGCTGCGCGTGATCGGCAGCCCCGATCCCTACCAGAAGCAAACCGATGGCATGGGGGGCGCGACCTCCAGTACCAGCAAGACAGTGATTCTGGCGGCGCCGACGCAGCCGGATCACGATGTGGACTATCTGTTTGGCCAGGTTTCCATCGACAAGCCGTTTGTCGACTGGAGCGGTAACTGCGGCAACCTGACGGCAGCGGTTGGCGCGTTCGCCATAAACGGTGGCTTTGTCGCCAGGGATCGTATCCCGGAAAACGGCACCTGTACTGTCCGGATCTGGCAGGCCAATATCCGGAAAACCATTGTTGCCCATGTGCCCATCACCAACGGTGAGGTGCAGGAAACCGGCGATTTCGAGCTGGACGGCGTTACCTTCCCGGCTGCGGAAGTGCAGGTGGAATTCATGGATCCCGCCGACGGCGAAGGTTCCATGTTCCCGACCCGTAACCTGGTAGACGATCTGGAAGTGCCCGGTGTGGGCACGCTGAAAGCCACCATGATCAACGCCGGCATTCCCACCATCTTCGTCAACGCCGAAGACATCGGGTACAAGGGAACGGAGTTGCAGGATGACATCAACAGCGATCCGAAAGCCCTGGCAATGTTCGAGACCATCCGTGCCCACGGTGCGGTGAAAATGGGGTTGATCCAGAATGTCGAGGAGGCTGCCAGCCGCCAGCACACGCCGAAAGTGGCGTTCGTGGCGAAACCTTCGGACTATGTCGCCTCAAGCGGCAAGAGCATCGGGTCAGGGGATGTGGACGTACTGGTCCGGGCACTTTCCATGGGCAAGCTTCACCACGCCATGATGGGTACCGCAGCCGTGGCCATTGCGACTGCTTCGGCCGTTCCCGGAACTCTGGTGAATCTCGCCGCTGGCGGCGGAGACCGAACCCATGTCACCTTCGGGCATCCGTCCGGCACTTTGCGGGTTGGTGCGGAAGCACAAGAAGTGGATGGCCAGTGGACGGCAACCAAAGCCATTATGAGTCGCAGTGCGCGAGTTTTGATGGAAGGCTGGGTGAGGGTGCCTGGCGAAATTGCCTATCTGGCTCAGCGCGGCGGATAG
- a CDS encoding FAD-binding oxidoreductase: MNSTSTESAIAEWAAILGDSGIVAAGAADFGASTIGTKRSIPAVLRPDNQEQVAAVLKIAQRWQVAIYPVSTGNNWGYGSANPVEDGCVILDLSRLNRISDFDPEMGVVTVGPGVTQGALRDFLDHHDGDYLVPVTGAGPTCSILGNALERGYGITPITDHFSAVTKIEAIMPDGTLYQTPLSELGGTEVDGLFKWGVGPYLDGLFSQGNFGVVVNMTIALAPIPETVTAFFFSTKDDARLEALVPTVRAVLRALGGSVAAINLLNSQRMLSMMTPFPEDKAVDGVLPSHEVESLAYRYGVPAWSGVGAIYATKEVARAARRTLRRLLGPVTDRLVFINQRKVDMARTIARVLPGRLATRVKGMADTLSGALEIMHGTPNDVALSLAYWRSGSLPDTGRPKNPARDGCGLIWFAPLVPIRGKDVRRYIDMIERICPQYGVNPLITLTTVNDRCFDSTVPLLFDRGDADATARANDCYRALFNAGQQEGFLPYRLNIDGMGALNTGDSAFSRLTSQLKAAVDPNFILAPGRYVPRVKHSEV, encoded by the coding sequence GTGAATAGCACTTCTACTGAGTCTGCCATTGCCGAATGGGCCGCTATCCTGGGTGATTCCGGGATAGTCGCGGCTGGCGCAGCAGATTTTGGCGCCTCCACAATAGGAACGAAGCGTTCTATTCCGGCTGTGCTTCGCCCAGACAACCAAGAGCAGGTCGCAGCGGTTCTGAAAATCGCGCAACGGTGGCAAGTTGCCATCTATCCCGTGAGCACAGGCAATAACTGGGGCTACGGCAGTGCCAACCCGGTTGAGGACGGCTGCGTTATCCTTGATCTTAGCCGGCTTAACCGTATTTCTGATTTTGATCCCGAAATGGGCGTTGTTACTGTAGGGCCCGGCGTAACCCAAGGCGCCCTGAGGGACTTCCTCGATCACCATGATGGCGACTACCTCGTTCCTGTGACCGGCGCGGGGCCCACATGCAGCATTCTTGGCAACGCGCTTGAGCGTGGCTACGGCATCACGCCGATTACGGACCATTTTTCCGCGGTGACAAAGATTGAAGCGATCATGCCCGATGGTACCCTTTACCAGACGCCGCTCAGCGAACTTGGCGGTACGGAAGTAGACGGGCTTTTCAAATGGGGCGTCGGCCCTTATCTCGACGGGCTTTTCAGCCAAGGGAATTTCGGCGTGGTTGTGAATATGACCATCGCCCTTGCACCGATTCCCGAAACCGTAACTGCGTTTTTCTTTTCCACAAAAGATGACGCCAGACTGGAGGCGCTGGTGCCCACCGTCAGGGCCGTGTTGCGAGCGCTTGGTGGTTCGGTAGCAGCGATCAACCTGCTTAACAGCCAACGCATGCTCTCGATGATGACGCCCTTCCCTGAAGACAAGGCCGTTGACGGGGTTTTACCCAGCCACGAAGTCGAAAGTCTTGCTTACAGATATGGCGTTCCTGCTTGGAGCGGGGTTGGTGCAATTTATGCGACAAAGGAGGTAGCCCGAGCGGCCCGACGCACACTACGGCGGCTTCTCGGCCCAGTGACCGACCGTCTCGTTTTTATCAATCAGCGAAAAGTTGACATGGCACGCACCATTGCCCGCGTACTGCCCGGTAGGCTGGCAACACGGGTTAAGGGCATGGCGGATACGCTCTCCGGCGCACTGGAAATCATGCATGGCACACCCAATGATGTCGCGCTGTCGCTGGCCTATTGGCGATCAGGCAGCCTGCCCGATACCGGACGACCAAAAAATCCCGCACGCGATGGCTGCGGACTCATATGGTTTGCGCCGCTGGTTCCGATACGTGGAAAAGACGTTCGCCGCTATATCGATATGATTGAAAGAATATGCCCGCAGTACGGTGTCAATCCGCTAATCACGTTGACCACAGTAAACGATCGCTGCTTCGACTCTACCGTTCCCCTGCTCTTTGATCGCGGGGACGCAGACGCAACAGCACGGGCCAACGACTGTTATCGAGCATTGTTCAACGCGGGGCAACAAGAGGGCTTTCTGCCCTACCGCCTCAACATCGACGGAATGGGCGCCCTGAATACCGGCGATTCCGCTTTCTCAAGACTCACCAGTCAGCTGAAAGCTGCCGTTGACCCCAACTTCATCCTGGCGCCCGGACGTTACGTGCCCAGAGTCAAGCATTCCGAGGTCTGA
- a CDS encoding PEP-CTERM sorting domain-containing protein codes for MTKLTTIVATGLLFGICSLASAAPILSISAQGDSASGNAENSFLATVQGAITETFESFEKDGITYNDPGEQSITFISQAGVGTFTSEAAGSGGLCGSSGYDCDKGLAVLDAGTSPFNGRYPVSGDNWLDSMDAEEMSISPVAGYNAMGFYMTDPNDANGRIAIGDDFFNFTDIFEGGVSNGSIFYITLFDSAGLGTVSIFSNDSGDGYGLDNVTIGKVVVPEPGTLALLGLALVGLLLARKRKQEHS; via the coding sequence ATGACCAAGCTGACGACCATCGTCGCAACCGGACTGCTTTTTGGCATCTGTTCTTTGGCCTCCGCAGCACCTATTCTGTCCATTAGCGCGCAGGGTGACTCGGCTTCCGGCAATGCAGAGAATAGCTTCCTTGCCACGGTGCAGGGTGCCATTACCGAAACCTTCGAATCTTTTGAGAAAGATGGGATAACTTATAATGACCCCGGTGAGCAGTCGATAACCTTCATTTCCCAGGCCGGGGTCGGCACTTTTACCAGTGAAGCCGCCGGTTCTGGCGGTCTTTGCGGTAGTTCCGGTTATGATTGTGACAAAGGCCTTGCTGTTCTTGACGCAGGGACAAGCCCTTTTAATGGCCGTTATCCTGTCTCCGGTGACAACTGGCTGGATAGTATGGATGCCGAGGAGATGAGCATTTCACCGGTAGCCGGTTACAATGCCATGGGCTTCTATATGACAGATCCCAATGACGCAAATGGCCGTATCGCAATCGGTGACGATTTTTTCAACTTCACAGACATTTTCGAAGGTGGGGTAAGTAACGGAAGCATTTTCTACATAACTCTGTTTGATAGTGCGGGCCTGGGGACAGTGTCCATTTTTTCCAACGACTCAGGTGATGGCTACGGGCTGGACAACGTAACCATCGGTAAAGTTGTGGTTCCTGAACCAGGAACGTTGGCACTTTTAGGTCTTGCGCTTGTCGGGCTTCTATTGGCTCGGAAGCGCAAGCAGGAGCACAGCTAG
- the prpD gene encoding 2-methylcitrate dehydratase, giving the protein MSATFDLNERPDYDDLLQKITDYTLSYRIKSKEAWKTARNCLIDTLGCGLLALRFPECTKHLGPLVEGTIVPNGARVPGTSFRLDPVKAAWDIGCIIRWLDYNDTWLAAEWGHPSDNLGGILAVADHLSQKRVAEGKEPLTMKDVLEAMIMAHEIQGVLALENSFNRVGLDHVVLVKVASTAVTAKLMGASRGQLLSALSHAWVDGQSLRTYRHAPNAGSRKSWAAGDATSRGVRLADIAMRGEMGIPSALTAAQWGFYDVLFSKTNKDQKLKPEDKRQFSLSQNFGSYVMENILFKISFPAEFHAQTAAEAAVTLHPQVKDRLGEIDRIVITTHESAIRIISKQGKLANAADRDHCLQYMAAVPLIFGSLTAEHYEDSFHNAHLIIDSIREKMEVVEDERYTREYLEEDKRSIANAIQVFFKDGSSTDKVAVEYPIGHRRRRKEGIPLLEDKFKNNLATRFPAQRCDRIYQLCKDQKALEGTPVHEFVAFFVI; this is encoded by the coding sequence ATGTCAGCAACATTCGATCTTAACGAACGCCCGGACTACGACGACCTCCTGCAAAAGATTACCGACTACACCCTTAGCTATCGGATAAAAAGCAAAGAGGCCTGGAAGACAGCGCGAAACTGCCTGATTGACACATTGGGTTGCGGCTTGCTTGCCCTGCGATTTCCAGAATGCACAAAACACCTCGGCCCTCTTGTCGAGGGGACAATAGTCCCCAATGGCGCGCGTGTTCCCGGAACTTCTTTTAGGTTGGACCCGGTAAAAGCGGCCTGGGATATTGGCTGCATCATCCGTTGGCTGGACTACAACGACACCTGGCTGGCCGCGGAGTGGGGCCATCCGTCCGACAACCTGGGGGGTATTCTTGCGGTAGCGGATCACCTTTCCCAGAAACGGGTGGCGGAAGGTAAAGAACCGTTGACCATGAAAGATGTGCTTGAAGCTATGATCATGGCCCATGAAATCCAGGGTGTGCTGGCACTGGAGAACTCCTTCAACCGGGTCGGGCTGGACCATGTGGTGTTGGTCAAAGTGGCATCTACCGCTGTCACCGCAAAGCTGATGGGCGCAAGCCGGGGGCAACTCTTGTCGGCGCTGTCTCACGCCTGGGTCGATGGCCAGTCACTGCGCACCTACCGTCACGCGCCGAATGCAGGTTCCCGAAAATCCTGGGCGGCGGGGGATGCGACTTCCCGTGGAGTGCGGTTGGCCGATATTGCCATGCGCGGAGAGATGGGTATTCCGAGTGCGCTGACAGCTGCCCAATGGGGGTTCTACGATGTTCTTTTCAGCAAAACTAACAAAGACCAGAAACTCAAGCCCGAGGATAAACGTCAGTTTTCTTTATCCCAGAACTTCGGCTCCTATGTAATGGAAAATATCCTGTTCAAGATCTCTTTCCCTGCGGAGTTCCATGCCCAGACAGCTGCAGAGGCTGCCGTTACACTGCACCCGCAGGTCAAAGACCGTCTCGGCGAGATCGACCGGATTGTGATTACCACCCACGAGTCCGCCATACGCATTATCTCCAAACAGGGCAAGCTGGCGAATGCCGCGGACAGGGATCACTGCTTGCAATACATGGCAGCGGTACCGCTTATCTTCGGCAGCCTGACTGCGGAGCATTACGAAGACAGCTTCCACAACGCCCACCTGATCATCGATAGCATCCGGGAGAAAATGGAAGTAGTGGAAGATGAAAGGTATACACGTGAGTATTTGGAAGAGGACAAGCGCTCCATCGCCAATGCCATCCAGGTGTTCTTCAAGGATGGCAGCAGTACTGACAAGGTGGCCGTTGAGTACCCCATTGGCCACCGCCGCCGTAGGAAAGAAGGCATTCCGCTACTGGAAGACAAATTCAAGAACAACCTTGCTACCCGATTCCCGGCCCAGCGCTGTGATCGGATTTATCAGCTCTGCAAGGATCAGAAAGCGCTGGAAGGCACGCCGGTTCATGAGTTTGTGGCTTTTTTCGTGATTTGA
- a CDS encoding THxN family PEP-CTERM protein, with the protein MNTVLKRTLLSSLVVPFALVAQSASAVMITDWGYTVDSAFDNATFTAADGVNDGTQSVGTNEISWGGTDADDRSSVAITNVSAASGLITNLGAVDGGVFTHTNNSINADYVALTGFDLTSTLTLDPAVPDLPSLGPTSITFLSFFSETYNKDDAADCGFPSTSACDDIFTIDNFDDLNAVDNGSGGFEFAQSFVIGEYEYTVFLSVLGLTTLDDATCEEANATKGCVGLLTQENSVNNFDTEFRIAAKKVPEPGTLALLGMGLAGLGLSRRKKAAKS; encoded by the coding sequence ATGAACACCGTACTCAAAAGAACCCTTCTATCATCTCTTGTCGTGCCATTTGCACTGGTCGCTCAGTCTGCCAGCGCTGTTATGATTACCGATTGGGGATATACTGTTGACAGCGCCTTCGATAATGCGACTTTTACTGCCGCAGACGGTGTTAATGATGGCACTCAATCTGTTGGCACCAATGAAATATCATGGGGAGGCACTGATGCTGACGATCGGTCATCCGTTGCGATCACCAACGTTTCTGCAGCAAGTGGCTTAATTACCAACTTAGGAGCTGTTGACGGTGGCGTATTTACCCATACCAATAACTCGATCAATGCCGACTATGTTGCGCTGACTGGCTTCGATCTCACTTCAACTTTGACGTTAGATCCTGCTGTTCCTGACCTTCCGTCTCTTGGCCCGACATCTATTACCTTCCTGAGCTTCTTTAGCGAAACGTACAATAAAGATGACGCTGCAGATTGTGGTTTTCCATCAACCTCTGCGTGTGATGACATTTTCACCATAGACAATTTTGATGACCTGAATGCTGTAGATAACGGTTCAGGCGGATTCGAGTTCGCTCAGTCATTCGTTATTGGTGAATACGAGTATACGGTATTCCTCTCGGTGCTTGGTCTCACAACTCTGGACGACGCCACCTGTGAGGAAGCAAATGCTACAAAAGGATGCGTTGGTCTTCTGACTCAAGAGAACTCGGTTAACAACTTCGATACAGAGTTCCGGATCGCGGCTAAAAAGGTACCTGAGCCAGGCACCTTGGCGCTGCTGGGCATGGGCCTCGCCGGACTTGGTCTGTCACGCAGGAAAAAAGCTGCGAAGTCATAA
- a CDS encoding TIGR03013 family XrtA/PEP-CTERM system glycosyltransferase encodes MAHVRLFKHYIHLPYVILGLIDFLVLGFAFALAVFFGYFGDLSFFLENLTFVLPSATVFSAMNLLVMVAIGVHQSRLEEGMSGMMLRTMMALIVSIPLCGFAHLLAVDWLWYTGSSSVLTTGSVFGFFLLGIVRSIFFATVGKEAFKRKVLVLGAGYRAKQIHEDLKTPFNRKGFILTGFAPLPNEPIEISEDYLLNITTSLQEYIIKNPVHEIVVAVDDRRKGLPMEDLLECKMEGVRIVDGASFYERESRKVALEMVTRGWLVFSDGFTVSSVFGFGKRSLDILAASALLLASLPLMLLTAIAIKIEDGFKAPIFYSQERVGLNGSVFKVHKFRSMITDAEKNGAVWASQNDVRVTKVGEFIRKVRIDELPQIFNVLNGTMAFVGPRPERPVFVEQLSEKIPFYSERHRVKPGLTGWAQLCFAYADNEEDTREKLRYDLYYIKNQSLLLDLLIIIQTVEVVLFKKGSR; translated from the coding sequence GTGGCCCACGTCAGATTGTTCAAGCACTACATCCACCTTCCGTATGTCATCCTCGGTCTTATTGACTTTCTGGTGCTGGGGTTCGCCTTCGCATTGGCGGTGTTTTTTGGTTACTTTGGTGACCTTTCCTTCTTTCTTGAAAACCTGACTTTCGTGTTGCCATCAGCTACCGTGTTTTCAGCAATGAACCTCCTGGTCATGGTGGCGATCGGAGTGCACCAGTCCCGCCTGGAAGAAGGCATGTCGGGCATGATGCTTCGCACCATGATGGCGTTGATTGTAAGTATTCCTTTATGCGGCTTTGCCCACCTGCTTGCGGTGGACTGGCTCTGGTACACCGGCTCCAGCAGTGTACTGACCACGGGGTCTGTTTTCGGCTTTTTCCTGCTGGGTATTGTGCGCTCCATTTTCTTCGCAACCGTTGGAAAGGAAGCTTTCAAACGGAAAGTTCTGGTGTTGGGTGCCGGTTACCGCGCAAAGCAAATTCACGAGGACCTCAAAACACCCTTCAACCGAAAGGGATTTATTCTCACGGGTTTTGCCCCCCTGCCGAACGAACCGATCGAAATCAGCGAAGACTATCTGCTGAACATTACGACCAGCTTGCAGGAGTACATTATCAAGAATCCTGTGCATGAAATCGTGGTGGCGGTGGACGACCGACGTAAGGGGCTGCCCATGGAAGACTTGCTGGAATGCAAAATGGAAGGCGTGAGAATTGTTGATGGCGCCAGCTTTTATGAACGTGAATCCAGAAAAGTGGCCCTGGAAATGGTTACCAGAGGCTGGCTGGTATTCTCTGACGGATTCACAGTTTCCTCGGTATTTGGTTTCGGCAAACGGTCCCTGGATATTCTTGCGGCCAGCGCCCTGCTGTTGGCCAGCCTGCCATTAATGCTGTTGACGGCCATCGCCATCAAGATCGAGGACGGCTTCAAGGCTCCCATTTTCTACAGCCAGGAACGAGTAGGGCTTAACGGCAGCGTGTTCAAGGTCCACAAGTTTCGCTCGATGATTACTGACGCCGAAAAAAACGGTGCCGTCTGGGCGAGTCAAAACGATGTCCGCGTAACCAAAGTAGGCGAGTTTATTCGCAAGGTACGAATTGACGAGCTGCCACAAATCTTCAATGTACTGAACGGTACCATGGCGTTTGTTGGCCCACGCCCCGAGCGACCGGTGTTCGTGGAGCAGCTGTCCGAAAAGATTCCGTTTTACAGCGAACGCCACCGTGTCAAACCGGGTTTGACCGGCTGGGCCCAGCTTTGTTTTGCCTATGCAGACAACGAAGAGGACACGCGAGAAAAACTCCGCTACGACCTGTACTACATCAAGAATCAGAGCCTTTTGCTGGACTTGCTGATTATAATTCAGACAGTAGAAGTGGTATTGTTCAAAAAGGGATCAAGGTAG